A genomic segment from Odontesthes bonariensis isolate fOdoBon6 chromosome 8, fOdoBon6.hap1, whole genome shotgun sequence encodes:
- the chpt1 gene encoding cholinephosphotransferase 1, which translates to MPHFLWPEPLSPAQLKRLEEHKYSASGSSLFEPPCQIYWNWLVQQIPTWIAPNTLTIVGLVVNILSTVVLVCYCPTATEEAPSWAYILSALGLFIYQSLDAIDGKQARRTNSSSALGELFDHGCDAVSTVFVAVGTCISCGIGGYSNWMFFCGFIGMFMFFCAHWQTYVSGTLRFGLVDVTEVQLAIVIMYLMSAFGGVSLWQTTLPILGLKLYYFPIMGIVGGALYSCYNYFYVILNGGVGKNGSTVADTSVLSPGLHIGLILMLAFIIFKKSSSHLFEHHPCLYLLTFGMVIAKISNKLVMAHMTKSELHLPDTAFIGPGLLFLNQYFNSFIDEYIVLWIAMVLSLLDLTRYCTGVCLQIASHLRIRVFSITPPSHAHRD; encoded by the exons ATGCCACATTTCTTGTGGCCAGAGCCGCTGTCACCCGCACAACTCAAGCGGCTTGAGGAGCATAAATACAGCGCCTCCGGTAGCTCCCTGTTTGAGCCACCGTGTCAGATCTACTGGAACTGGCTGGTCCAGCAAATACCGACATGGATTGCCCCAAACACACTAACCATTGTGGGACTGGTGGTCAATATCTTGTCCACGGTGGTGCTTGTGTGCTATTGTCCAACTGCAACAGAGGAG GCTCCATCATGGGCCTACATCCTGTCTGCTCTGGGGCTCTTCATCTACCAGTCTCTGGATGCTATTGATGGGAAACAGGCCAGGAGGACAAACAGTAGCTCGGCACTCGGGGAACTCTTTGACCATGGCTGTGATGCCGTCTCCACAG tTTTTGTTGCTGTGGGAACTTGTATTTCATGTGGAATAGGAGGATACTCGAACTGGATGTTCTTCTGTGGTTTTATCGGGATGTTTATGTTCTTCTGCGCTCACTGGCAGACCTATGTGTCTGGGACTCTCCGTTTTGGCCT GGTTGATGTCACAGAGGTGCAGTTGGCCATCGTAATCATGTACCTGATGTCAGCTTTTGGAGGCGTGAGCCTTTGGCAAACCACG TTGCCCATATTAGGACTGAAGCTGTACTACTTCCCCATCATGGGCATCGTCGGGGGCGCCCTGTATTCCTGCTACAACTACTTCTATGTCATTTTGAATGGAGGTGTTGGCAAGAATGGCTCCACTGTGGCT GACACTAGTGTGCTGAGTCCTGGTTTGCACATTGGACTCATTCTCATGCtggcattcatcattttcaAGAAGTCGTCCAGCCACCTATTTGAGCACCACCCTTGTCTGTACCTCCTCACTTTTGGCATGGTCATCGCTAAGATCTCCAACAAGCTGGTG ATGGCACATATGACCAAGAGTGAGCTACACCTTCCCGATACAGCCTTCATTGGGCccggcctcctcttcctcaaccAGTACTTCAACAGCTTCATTGACGAATACATCGTCCTCTGGATCGCCATG GtactttctcttctggatctgACGCGCTACTGCACAGGCGTGTGCCTCCAGATCGCCTCCCACCTACGCATCAGAGTCTTCAGCATCACGCCGCCGAGCCACGCCCACCGCGACTGA